The Pelosinus sp. IPA-1 genome contains a region encoding:
- the nifJ gene encoding pyruvate:ferredoxin (flavodoxin) oxidoreductase, which produces MARKMQTMDGNTAAAHISYAFTDVAAIYPITPSTNMAEHADEWATQGRTNIFGQTVKIVEMQSEAGAAGAVHGSLHAGALTTTYTASQGLLLMIPNMYKIAGELLPAVFHVSARALGANALSIFGDHQDVMATRQTGFALLAESSVQQVMDLAAVAHLSAIKGRVPFLNFFDGFRTSHEVQKIEVLEYDELAQLVDQNAIEEFRRKALNPDHPVIKGTVQNSDIYFQQREVSNRYYQALPEIVEEYMAQINKLTGRDYHLFNYYGALDADRMIIAMGSVCEAIEETVDYLNANGEKVGLLTVHLYRPFSLEHFFKYIPKTVKKIAVLDRTKELGAFAEPLYLDVKAVFSGREWQPIIVGGRCGVGGKDVTPSHVHGIFENLKQHQPKDNFTVGIVDDVTYTSLPLGEDIDTTAAGTTACKFWGLGSDGTVGANKSAITIIGDHTDMYAQAYFAYDSKKSGGVTISHLRFGKSPIKSPYLINKANFIACHNQSYVDKYNVLEGLKQGGNFLLNCNWTEQELDTNLPAAMKRYMFKNNINFYTIDAVRIAQEIGLGGRINMIMQAAFFKIADIIPAQDAVTYLKKAVVKSYGNKGEKVVNMNNAAIDKGVQAIVKITIPASWQNAQDKRSTEDNVPAFIKNILVPMNRQEGDQLPVSAFVGMEDGAFPMGTAAYEKRGIAINIPCWLPEHCIQCNQCSYVCPHAAIRPILINEEEMEKAPSGFVSKDASGVKGLNFRIAISAYDCTGCGNCAQVCPSKEKSLEMKPLETQLEQAVLWNYALAISPKVNPLNPLTVKGSQFEQPLLEFSGACAGCGETPYAKLVTQLFGDRMMVANATGCSSVWGASAPSMPYTKNHRGHGPAWGNSLFEDNAEYGLGMLLGVKQLREKLSRDIQVAAELSEDLEFKRACEDWLLNKDQGDATRDRADKLVALLEKNKEKNPLLNEIYKNKDFMVKRSQWIFGGDGWAYDIGFGGLDHVLASGQDVNVLVFDTEVYSNTGGQSSKSTPTAAIAKLAASGKRTKKKDLGMIAMSYGNVYVAQIAMGADKNQTLKAIAEAEAYPGPSLIIAYAPCINHGLKVGMGCSHLEAKRAVDSGYWSLYRYNPQLIDTDKTAFALDSKEPIMSFQEFLMGEVRYSSLKKQFPELAGNLFNEAEQEAANRLKGYRRLAGQYAAVIQEVAATKE; this is translated from the coding sequence ATGGCAAGAAAAATGCAAACTATGGATGGCAATACGGCTGCAGCTCACATTTCCTATGCCTTTACTGACGTAGCGGCTATTTATCCTATTACTCCGTCAACAAATATGGCAGAGCATGCTGATGAGTGGGCCACTCAAGGGCGAACTAATATTTTTGGTCAAACTGTGAAAATAGTAGAGATGCAATCAGAAGCTGGTGCAGCTGGAGCCGTACATGGATCCTTGCATGCAGGGGCTTTAACGACCACATATACCGCGTCTCAAGGCCTGCTGCTTATGATTCCTAACATGTATAAAATTGCTGGTGAACTTTTGCCTGCGGTGTTCCATGTCAGTGCTAGAGCTTTGGGTGCGAATGCACTTAGCATCTTTGGTGATCATCAAGATGTTATGGCGACTAGACAGACTGGATTTGCTTTGCTTGCTGAAAGTAGTGTACAGCAAGTTATGGATTTAGCTGCAGTAGCTCATTTGTCGGCAATCAAAGGGCGTGTTCCTTTTCTTAATTTTTTTGACGGGTTCCGTACGTCTCATGAAGTGCAAAAAATCGAAGTTCTTGAATATGATGAGTTGGCTCAGTTAGTAGATCAGAACGCAATCGAAGAATTTAGAAGAAAGGCACTGAATCCTGATCATCCAGTTATAAAAGGGACAGTACAAAACTCTGATATCTATTTCCAACAAAGGGAAGTTTCCAATCGGTATTATCAAGCCCTTCCTGAAATTGTCGAAGAATACATGGCTCAAATCAATAAACTGACGGGCCGGGATTATCATCTTTTCAATTATTATGGTGCTTTAGATGCGGATAGAATGATTATAGCCATGGGGTCAGTATGTGAAGCCATTGAAGAAACAGTTGACTATTTGAATGCGAATGGGGAAAAAGTTGGTCTATTGACGGTACATTTGTACAGGCCTTTTTCTTTAGAACATTTTTTCAAGTATATTCCTAAAACAGTGAAAAAAATTGCTGTTTTGGACAGAACGAAAGAGCTAGGGGCATTTGCTGAACCCCTTTATTTGGATGTAAAAGCAGTATTTAGCGGTAGAGAATGGCAACCAATTATCGTTGGCGGCAGATGCGGTGTGGGTGGTAAAGACGTAACTCCTAGTCATGTTCACGGTATTTTTGAAAATCTAAAGCAGCACCAACCAAAAGACAACTTCACCGTTGGTATTGTAGATGATGTGACCTACACCTCTCTGCCTCTCGGAGAAGATATTGATACTACAGCAGCTGGAACGACTGCTTGTAAGTTCTGGGGGCTTGGTTCAGATGGGACGGTTGGCGCCAACAAGAGTGCGATCACCATTATTGGTGATCATACTGACATGTATGCCCAAGCGTATTTTGCCTATGATTCTAAAAAATCTGGTGGTGTTACCATTTCCCACTTGCGGTTTGGTAAAAGTCCAATAAAATCACCTTATCTAATAAATAAGGCTAACTTTATTGCCTGTCATAACCAATCCTATGTAGATAAATATAACGTATTGGAAGGTTTAAAACAGGGAGGGAATTTCCTCTTAAACTGTAATTGGACGGAGCAGGAGTTAGATACGAATTTACCTGCTGCAATGAAACGCTATATGTTCAAAAATAATATTAATTTTTATACCATTGATGCTGTTCGTATTGCCCAGGAAATTGGTCTAGGCGGCCGAATTAATATGATCATGCAAGCTGCTTTTTTCAAGATTGCGGATATTATTCCTGCCCAAGATGCGGTTACATATCTGAAAAAAGCGGTAGTAAAATCCTATGGAAACAAGGGTGAAAAAGTCGTAAATATGAACAATGCTGCCATCGACAAGGGGGTGCAGGCCATTGTCAAAATAACGATTCCTGCTTCCTGGCAAAATGCACAAGATAAAAGAAGTACGGAGGATAACGTACCAGCTTTCATTAAAAATATTTTAGTTCCAATGAACAGGCAAGAAGGAGACCAATTACCTGTAAGTGCTTTTGTTGGTATGGAAGATGGTGCATTTCCGATGGGGACAGCGGCATATGAAAAACGTGGTATTGCCATTAATATTCCCTGCTGGTTACCAGAACATTGTATTCAGTGTAATCAGTGCTCCTATGTATGTCCCCATGCTGCTATCAGACCCATATTAATCAATGAGGAAGAAATGGAAAAAGCCCCTTCTGGTTTCGTGAGTAAAGACGCTAGTGGTGTGAAAGGCTTGAATTTCCGCATTGCCATTTCGGCTTATGATTGTACAGGGTGTGGTAACTGTGCCCAGGTTTGTCCATCCAAAGAAAAATCTTTAGAAATGAAACCGCTTGAAACTCAGCTCGAACAAGCTGTTTTATGGAATTATGCGCTAGCTATATCACCAAAAGTAAATCCTTTAAATCCACTCACTGTAAAAGGCAGTCAATTTGAACAACCCCTGCTTGAATTCTCTGGTGCTTGTGCAGGGTGCGGTGAAACTCCCTATGCAAAACTCGTCACTCAATTGTTTGGGGACAGGATGATGGTTGCTAATGCTACCGGTTGTTCTTCCGTTTGGGGCGCTAGTGCACCATCGATGCCTTATACCAAGAATCATCGGGGGCATGGACCAGCTTGGGGTAATTCCCTATTTGAAGATAATGCTGAGTATGGATTAGGTATGCTGCTTGGTGTAAAACAGCTCAGAGAGAAATTATCTCGGGATATCCAAGTAGCAGCTGAATTGAGTGAGGACCTTGAATTTAAAAGGGCCTGTGAGGACTGGTTGTTGAATAAAGATCAGGGTGATGCTACCCGTGATAGAGCCGATAAACTGGTCGCTCTACTAGAAAAGAATAAAGAAAAAAATCCTTTGCTCAATGAAATTTACAAGAATAAAGATTTTATGGTAAAGAGATCTCAATGGATTTTTGGTGGTGATGGTTGGGCTTATGACATTGGCTTTGGTGGATTGGATCATGTACTGGCATCTGGCCAAGATGTGAATGTGCTTGTATTTGATACTGAAGTATATTCTAATACAGGTGGTCAGTCTTCCAAGTCAACCCCAACCGCGGCAATTGCAAAATTAGCTGCTAGCGGTAAACGAACTAAGAAAAAAGATCTTGGAATGATTGCGATGAGTTATGGGAATGTCTATGTAGCACAAATTGCAATGGGCGCTGATAAAAATCAAACTCTTAAAGCTATCGCAGAGGCAGAAGCCTACCCGGGGCCATCTTTAATTATCGCTTACGCCCCTTGTATTAACCATGGTTTAAAGGTAGGTATGGGTTGCAGTCATTTGGAAGCTAAGCGGGCCGTAGATAGTGGTTACTGGTCATTATATCGGTACAATCCTCAACTGATAGATACTGACAAAACGGCATTTGCATTGGATTCCAAAGAACCAATCATGAGTTTTCAGGAATTCCTTATGGGGGAAGTGCGTTATTCCTCACTAAAGAAACAGTTTCCTGAGTTAGCTGGAAATTTATTCAATGAGGCCGAACAAGAAGCAGCAAATAGACTGAAAGGTTATAGACGGCTAGCTGGTCAATATGCAGCAGTCATCCAGGAAGTTGCTGCGACTAAAGAGTAA
- a CDS encoding PAS domain-containing protein translates to MEYKKLLNRYIPLVDFIADIIGPHCEVLLHDIVDVENSVIAIRNGYISGRYLGCPLTDLGFKLLENKSHLHHNALINYRSRTDSGEKLISSTYYIKDEKEELIGMICVNILNSPDHLINKIPKEFPVNALFSNAVHAGDIEEVSESLSTSLVNVVDDAVKKVINKYNISAERLSVEEKSAIVQELRENGIFKIKGAITKVAATLKTSESTIYRYLAMK, encoded by the coding sequence ATGGAGTACAAAAAACTGCTAAATCGATATATCCCTCTCGTAGACTTTATTGCAGACATTATCGGGCCCCATTGTGAAGTCCTTTTGCACGATATCGTAGATGTAGAAAATTCGGTTATTGCAATTCGGAATGGATATATAAGTGGGAGGTATTTAGGATGTCCTTTAACAGATTTAGGATTTAAATTATTAGAAAATAAATCTCATTTACATCATAATGCCCTTATTAATTACCGAAGCCGCACTGATAGTGGTGAAAAATTAATATCTTCAACTTATTATATCAAAGATGAAAAAGAAGAATTGATCGGAATGATATGTGTCAATATTTTAAATTCGCCAGATCACCTTATCAATAAGATTCCTAAGGAATTTCCTGTTAATGCATTGTTTAGTAATGCAGTTCATGCTGGTGATATAGAAGAAGTATCAGAGTCCCTAAGTACGTCCTTGGTTAATGTAGTCGATGATGCAGTAAAAAAAGTAATTAACAAATATAATATTTCTGCTGAAAGATTGTCAGTAGAAGAAAAAAGTGCAATCGTTCAAGAATTACGCGAAAATGGAATTTTTAAGATAAAAGGTGCTATTACTAAGGTAGCTGCTACTTTGAAAACATCAGAAAGTACTATTTATAGATATTTAGCAATGAAATAA
- the ilvA gene encoding threonine ammonia-lyase codes for MHVSLEEIKKAREVLKGVICRTGLVYTNIISEMSGNHVYLKMENLQRTGSFKLRGAYNKVANLSESEKKNGVIASSAGNHAQGVALAATTFGIQSTIVMPKHAPLSKVIATRGYGAKVVLHGDVYDEAYAEAKRIQAEENSTFVHPFNDPMVIAGQGTIALELLEDLPDVEVVVVPIGGGGLISGMAVALKEMKPSIKIIGVQTQNMPSMVQAIAQKHVVTIDGIPTIADGIAVKTAGNLNFDIVKQYVDDIVTVDEEEIASAILLLLERVKSVAEGAGAASVAAVLNRLSGYKNRKIAALISGGNIDVNTMTRIINKGLVKTGRKVFFDTIISDKPGVLCQLLQLIANAGANVLAITHSRENRDVALGCARVELELETADDEQIYTIKRLMEQRHYNVNIR; via the coding sequence ATGCATGTTTCATTAGAAGAAATAAAGAAGGCTCGAGAAGTTTTAAAGGGGGTGATTTGTAGAACAGGACTGGTGTATACCAATATCATTAGCGAGATGAGCGGCAATCATGTTTATCTCAAAATGGAAAATCTACAACGTACGGGGTCATTCAAACTAAGAGGAGCATACAACAAAGTTGCGAATCTTAGTGAATCTGAAAAGAAAAATGGAGTCATTGCTTCCTCGGCAGGTAATCATGCCCAAGGGGTAGCCCTCGCAGCAACAACTTTCGGTATCCAATCTACTATTGTTATGCCCAAACATGCTCCTTTATCAAAAGTAATCGCTACCCGGGGATATGGAGCGAAAGTAGTCTTACACGGTGATGTTTATGATGAAGCATATGCAGAGGCTAAACGAATTCAGGCAGAAGAAAACTCCACATTTGTTCATCCCTTTAATGATCCTATGGTAATTGCAGGACAGGGAACAATTGCTTTAGAACTGCTAGAAGATTTGCCAGATGTAGAAGTGGTAGTTGTTCCAATTGGCGGGGGTGGACTTATTTCTGGGATGGCAGTGGCGCTAAAAGAAATGAAGCCGAGTATAAAAATAATTGGCGTACAAACCCAGAATATGCCAAGCATGGTGCAAGCAATCGCTCAAAAGCATGTAGTTACTATTGATGGTATTCCGACCATCGCTGATGGCATTGCAGTCAAGACAGCTGGTAATTTGAATTTTGATATAGTTAAACAGTACGTAGACGATATTGTTACGGTAGATGAAGAAGAAATAGCCAGTGCTATTTTATTATTACTCGAAAGAGTTAAGAGTGTTGCGGAAGGTGCAGGTGCCGCAAGCGTTGCCGCAGTTTTAAATAGACTTTCTGGTTACAAAAATCGAAAAATAGCAGCCTTAATAAGTGGTGGAAATATTGATGTTAATACTATGACGCGTATTATTAATAAGGGGCTTGTTAAGACAGGGCGTAAGGTGTTTTTTGATACCATAATTTCAGATAAGCCAGGAGTGTTATGCCAATTATTACAATTAATTGCTAATGCTGGTGCAAATGTACTTGCTATTACACACAGCCGAGAAAATAGAGATGTGGCCTTGGGGTGTGCTAGAGTAGAGTTAGAATTGGAAACCGCAGATGATGAACAAATTTATACAATAAAAAGGTTAATGGAACAACGTCACTATAATGTTAATATTCGATAA
- a CDS encoding MerR family transcriptional regulator: MNYSIGQFSDITNISSYTLRYYEKEQLLVVSRDSAGRRFYTPQDVDWILFIQKLKDTGMSIKEIREYSLLRYQGDSTTQQRLEILEKHKVAVVKEKAKWENNLQNLNDKIKFYKDKLK, from the coding sequence ATGAATTATTCAATCGGACAATTTTCAGATATAACTAATATAAGTTCTTATACATTACGTTATTATGAAAAAGAACAATTACTTGTTGTCAGCCGTGATTCGGCAGGAAGACGATTTTATACCCCTCAGGATGTCGATTGGATTCTATTTATTCAAAAACTGAAAGACACTGGGATGTCGATTAAAGAGATTAGAGAATACTCTTTATTACGATATCAAGGAGATTCCACAACACAGCAACGATTAGAAATACTAGAAAAACATAAAGTAGCTGTGGTAAAAGAAAAGGCGAAATGGGAAAACAACCTTCAAAATCTGAATGATAAAATTAAGTTCTACAAAGATAAACTAAAATAA
- a CDS encoding radical SAM/SPASM domain-containing protein: MKKYKKLYLEITNVCNLKCDFCPETKRKAEFMTEAAFAQILDQIKPFTDYIYLHVKGEPLLHPNLGSFLDISYEKGFKVNITTNGTLINKAANTLLEKPAVRQINFSLHSFDGNRHEISKDEYIDNILEFSRRAAMESKIIVSLRFWNLDEALLTEDQRKRNLDMIDKIEETFKLPYKIQGNLSEAKALKLGDRIYLNQDYEFKWPDLKEKEDFGKGTCFGLRNQIAILVDGTVVPCCLDGEGIINLGNIHEARFSDIISKKRVEDIRLGFCSNNLVEELCRKCGYRKRFNK, translated from the coding sequence ATGAAAAAATATAAAAAATTATATTTAGAAATAACAAATGTATGTAATTTAAAATGTGATTTCTGTCCTGAAACGAAAAGGAAAGCTGAATTTATGACAGAAGCTGCTTTTGCACAAATTCTCGATCAAATTAAACCTTTTACAGATTATATATATTTACATGTAAAGGGCGAACCTTTATTACATCCTAACTTAGGGAGTTTTTTAGATATAAGTTATGAAAAGGGTTTTAAGGTAAATATTACAACAAATGGTACTTTAATAAATAAAGCAGCGAATACTTTACTAGAGAAACCTGCAGTAAGGCAAATAAATTTTTCCCTTCATAGCTTTGATGGTAATCGGCATGAGATATCTAAAGATGAGTACATCGACAATATCCTTGAATTTTCTCGTAGAGCAGCAATGGAGTCAAAAATAATAGTATCCTTACGATTTTGGAATTTAGACGAGGCCTTATTAACAGAAGATCAAAGAAAAAGAAATTTAGATATGATTGATAAAATTGAGGAGACCTTTAAGTTGCCTTATAAAATACAGGGTAATTTATCAGAAGCTAAAGCGTTAAAATTAGGGGACCGAATATATTTGAATCAAGATTATGAGTTTAAATGGCCTGATTTAAAAGAAAAAGAGGATTTTGGTAAAGGAACTTGCTTTGGTTTAAGAAATCAAATTGCTATTTTAGTGGATGGAACAGTAGTACCCTGTTGTCTTGATGGCGAAGGAATAATTAATTTGGGCAATATTCATGAAGCCAGATTTTCTGATATTATAAGTAAGAAAAGAGTTGAAGATATAAGATTAGGTTTTTGTAGTAATAATCTAGTAGAAGAACTTTGCAGAAAATGCGGGTATAGAAAAAGATTTAATAAATAG
- a CDS encoding PatB family C-S lyase: MYQFDEIADRVNEKSRKWDRKIIEKNFGSVPENFIPMWIADMDFKMPLELEQAFHEAISRGVLGYTYCYEEFYAAVIKWQYDMHHVTVKKDWITLSYGTVSTIHYVIQAFCESGDCVLMNTPVYDPFDSAARKQGVKRIYNSLKLVEGRYYIDFENLKSQLEKHKPKIYLFCSPHNPSGRIWHLEELTEVARLCKEHNTILIADEVHGEHIMYGEFHSALNLTDRYENLILVTSPNKGFNLGGLKTSYSIIPNEHIRNRFRKKLEQNSITSPNVFGIIGVIIAYEQCRPWLAGANAYIKENYELFESYIEKKIPKLKVMKMESSYLAWVNIQGTGLTSEEITTMLALQAGVLVENGVHFVKDGEGYIRVNLGTQKDKVLEALRRMEEVLL; this comes from the coding sequence ATGTATCAGTTTGATGAGATTGCAGATCGAGTAAATGAAAAATCCAGAAAATGGGATAGAAAAATAATAGAAAAAAATTTTGGGTCAGTGCCAGAAAACTTTATACCCATGTGGATTGCAGATATGGACTTTAAAATGCCGCTAGAGCTAGAACAGGCTTTCCATGAAGCAATTTCTAGAGGTGTTTTAGGCTATACCTATTGCTACGAGGAATTTTATGCTGCGGTGATAAAATGGCAATATGATATGCACCATGTGACAGTTAAGAAGGATTGGATAACATTATCCTATGGGACAGTCTCTACCATCCACTATGTGATACAAGCTTTTTGTGAAAGTGGCGACTGTGTTTTAATGAACACCCCAGTATATGATCCCTTTGATAGTGCAGCAAGAAAGCAAGGGGTAAAGAGAATTTACAATAGTCTAAAGCTAGTAGAAGGAAGATATTATATAGATTTTGAAAATTTAAAATCACAGTTAGAGAAACACAAGCCGAAAATATATTTATTTTGCTCTCCACACAATCCGTCGGGGCGAATTTGGCATTTAGAAGAATTGACAGAAGTAGCAAGGTTATGCAAAGAGCATAATACAATACTAATTGCGGATGAAGTACACGGTGAACATATAATGTATGGGGAATTTCATTCTGCGCTAAATCTAACTGATAGATATGAAAATTTAATACTAGTAACCTCTCCTAATAAAGGGTTTAATTTGGGCGGGTTAAAGACTTCATACTCCATAATACCCAATGAGCATATAAGGAACCGTTTTAGAAAAAAACTAGAGCAGAATTCCATCACTTCTCCAAATGTTTTTGGTATTATTGGAGTCATTATTGCTTATGAGCAATGTAGACCTTGGCTTGCTGGGGCAAATGCATATATAAAAGAAAATTATGAGCTTTTTGAATCCTATATAGAAAAGAAAATTCCAAAATTAAAAGTGATGAAAATGGAATCATCCTACTTGGCATGGGTAAATATACAAGGAACTGGACTCACTTCAGAAGAGATTACAACCATGCTGGCTTTACAGGCTGGCGTGTTAGTTGAAAATGGAGTTCACTTTGTTAAAGATGGAGAAGGATACATAAGGGTGAACTTAGGAACACAAAAGGATAAGGTGCTTGAAGCATTAAGAAGGATGGAAGAGGTTTTGCTTTAG
- a CDS encoding amino acid permease, translating to MEEKQLTRGLKARHIELIALGGTIGVGLFMGSASTIKWAGPSVLLAYALAGIIMFFVMRIMGEMLFLEPVTGSFATYAHKYVSPLAGFLTAWCYWFLWVTVGMAEVTAIGIYVAYWFPDIPQWVPALAGVGIVAAANLAAVKYYGEFEFWFALIKVIAIIVMLVIGTGMIFFGLGNGGQPIGFENLYSHGGFFAGGLEGFLFALCLVTASYQGVELVGITAGEAEDPKNTLRKAIQNIIWRILIFYVGAIFVIVTIYPWNQIGAIGSPFVMTFAKVGIVAAAGIINFVVLTAAMSGCNSGIYSAGRMLYTLAENGQAPKYFGKVSESGVPHNSIMTTIACLLVGVIFNVIAPDSKLFLYIYSASILPGMIPWFVLAFSQIKFREKWKSEMPDHPFKSPLFPVSNYITIIFLALVLIGMWFNPDTRVSLIVGAVFIGIITVGFYAFGVGKKQTKTELEPQKDAR from the coding sequence GTGGAAGAAAAACAATTAACCAGAGGACTTAAAGCGCGGCATATTGAACTGATAGCTCTGGGAGGTACAATTGGTGTTGGCTTGTTTATGGGGTCGGCAAGTACGATAAAATGGGCTGGTCCCTCCGTTCTGCTAGCGTACGCCTTAGCTGGTATTATTATGTTTTTTGTAATGCGTATCATGGGAGAAATGCTTTTTCTCGAACCCGTTACAGGTTCTTTTGCTACCTACGCTCATAAGTATGTCAGTCCTTTGGCTGGTTTCCTGACTGCGTGGTGTTACTGGTTTCTATGGGTTACGGTGGGAATGGCGGAAGTAACTGCAATTGGAATTTACGTTGCATACTGGTTTCCTGATATTCCCCAATGGGTACCAGCTTTGGCAGGGGTAGGAATCGTGGCAGCAGCCAATTTAGCAGCAGTAAAATACTATGGAGAATTTGAATTTTGGTTTGCCCTAATCAAAGTCATCGCAATTATAGTTATGCTTGTAATTGGTACTGGGATGATTTTTTTCGGCCTCGGTAATGGTGGTCAACCAATCGGTTTTGAGAATCTTTACAGTCATGGTGGATTTTTTGCTGGGGGCTTGGAAGGATTCTTGTTTGCCTTGTGTCTAGTAACTGCTTCCTATCAAGGTGTAGAACTAGTGGGAATTACAGCTGGTGAAGCGGAAGATCCTAAAAACACGTTACGAAAAGCCATTCAAAATATTATTTGGCGCATTTTGATCTTTTATGTTGGCGCGATCTTTGTCATTGTAACGATTTACCCTTGGAACCAAATTGGTGCGATTGGTAGCCCCTTTGTTATGACCTTTGCTAAAGTCGGTATTGTTGCCGCTGCTGGTATTATCAATTTCGTTGTCCTTACAGCAGCTATGTCCGGGTGCAACAGTGGTATTTATAGTGCAGGTAGAATGCTTTATACTTTGGCAGAAAATGGCCAAGCTCCTAAATACTTTGGTAAAGTATCTGAAAGTGGTGTGCCCCACAATAGTATTATGACGACAATTGCCTGCCTACTAGTAGGAGTAATTTTTAATGTTATAGCTCCAGACTCAAAATTGTTCCTTTACATTTATAGTGCCAGTATTCTTCCTGGAATGATACCTTGGTTTGTATTGGCATTCAGTCAAATAAAATTTAGAGAAAAATGGAAAAGTGAAATGCCAGATCATCCCTTTAAGTCCCCTTTATTCCCGGTTAGTAACTATATAACCATCATATTTTTAGCCCTAGTGTTGATTGGAATGTGGTTTAATCCAGATACTCGTGTTTCATTAATTGTTGGTGCAGTATTTATTGGAATTATCACAGTGGGCTTTTATGCCTTTGGTGTGGGGAAAAAACAGACAAAAACAGAACTAGAACCACAGAAGGATGCTAGGTAG
- a CDS encoding carboxymuconolactone decarboxylase family protein, producing the protein MNLTRFEKGLKKLSEVDGTAGEHVIEALKDIAPDLGKYIVEFAFGDIYCRENLNLQEREMITLASLMTQGGCENQLEVHINGALNVGITPQKVIEVFLQGIPYTGFPRVLNAVGVAARVFKSRNVSAKEAAI; encoded by the coding sequence ATGAATTTAACTCGTTTTGAAAAAGGATTGAAAAAACTGTCAGAGGTGGATGGCACTGCTGGTGAACATGTTATTGAGGCCCTTAAGGATATTGCGCCTGATTTAGGGAAGTACATTGTTGAGTTTGCTTTTGGTGATATATACTGTAGGGAAAATTTGAACTTACAAGAGCGAGAGATGATAACCTTAGCGAGTTTAATGACGCAAGGAGGCTGTGAAAATCAGTTAGAGGTACATATAAATGGAGCGTTAAATGTAGGGATTACACCACAGAAGGTAATTGAAGTCTTCCTTCAAGGTATTCCTTATACAGGATTCCCAAGAGTTTTAAATGCTGTTGGGGTTGCTGCAAGAGTTTTTAAATCACGCAATGTAAGTGCTAAAGAGGCTGCTATATAG
- a CDS encoding M24 family metallopeptidase — MNYSKRIEDVKKLIITKGLDGVLISSPHNKYYLGELFSSSGYIVITKSNQYILVDSRYFDEAKSKSKLFEVILLTSKNTIEKRLYSIIMEEGLHELGFEGKEISYDFYKSLQESINCNLYSLDLSKIRSVKESKEIEYIKKACNIADVTFQYILTYIEAGMSEKTVENELVRFMKEQGGEKESFDSIVASGIRGALPHGKASNKIIKKGELITLDFGVKYNYYCSDITRTISLGRCSAELSNVYAVVKAAGEEALRKAKPNITMGELDDSARKFIKKSGYGNFFGHNLGHGLGIQVHEYPSVAPDSDELLREGMVITIEPGIYIPNVGGVRIEEDILITRDGCSLLTNSSRELIVI, encoded by the coding sequence ATGAATTATAGTAAGAGGATTGAGGATGTTAAGAAACTGATTATAACAAAAGGACTGGATGGCGTTTTAATAAGCAGTCCTCACAATAAGTATTATCTTGGGGAGCTCTTTAGTAGTTCTGGATATATAGTAATAACGAAGAGTAATCAGTATATACTGGTAGATTCTAGATATTTTGATGAAGCCAAAAGCAAAAGTAAGTTATTTGAAGTGATATTACTGACCAGTAAAAATACTATAGAAAAAAGATTGTATTCAATAATAATGGAAGAGGGATTACATGAGCTTGGCTTTGAAGGAAAAGAGATTTCCTATGATTTTTATAAATCTCTTCAGGAGAGCATAAACTGTAATTTATATTCTTTAGATTTATCCAAAATTAGAAGCGTCAAAGAAAGTAAAGAAATCGAATATATAAAAAAAGCTTGCAACATTGCGGATGTTACCTTCCAATATATCCTTACCTATATCGAGGCAGGTATGAGCGAAAAAACAGTGGAGAATGAATTAGTAAGGTTTATGAAAGAACAAGGGGGAGAAAAAGAATCTTTTGATAGTATTGTGGCCTCAGGGATCAGAGGTGCACTGCCCCATGGGAAGGCCAGTAATAAAATTATCAAAAAAGGGGAACTCATCACTCTGGATTTTGGCGTGAAATACAATTACTACTGTTCTGATATCACAAGAACCATTTCCTTGGGGAGATGTTCAGCGGAACTTTCAAACGTATATGCGGTAGTAAAAGCTGCAGGTGAAGAGGCCCTGAGAAAAGCAAAGCCCAATATTACCATGGGAGAATTGGATGATTCTGCCCGTAAGTTCATTAAAAAAAGCGGCTATGGAAATTTTTTTGGACATAATTTAGGGCATGGTCTTGGAATTCAGGTACATGAGTATCCGTCAGTTGCGCCTGACAGTGATGAACTTTTAAGAGAAGGTATGGTAATTACAATAGAGCCAGGAATATATATCCCGAATGTAGGTGGAGTAAGGATTGAAGAAGATATTTTGATTACAAGAGATGGTTGTAGCTTACTAACCAATAGTTCTAGGGAATTAATTGTGATTTAG